The following DNA comes from Anopheles coustani chromosome 2, idAnoCousDA_361_x.2, whole genome shotgun sequence.
tttaattttattttattagcaATGATTCGATATTCGATGACCAATTTATAAATACCCCATTTGGTACGTAACTGCACGTGCCTCAATCTAGATTGAACTTCCGAAAGCTGCCGACCActtcagttaaaaaaaaaccagtttGGTAATTAACTGCACGCGTCCTAATCAAGATTCAACTTCCGAAAGCTGCCGACCACACCAGTATCGAGATCTGCTCGGTTACATGGATGGTGGGACGCTGTCGCACGTTTCTCGTCCACCTTCATAGCATCCAGCCCGACGATGATGTGCCTGTTGCGGTCAAGCATGTCCCGCAAGTTTTGTTTAAGCTTCGCTGCATCCTGTTTGCCACCGTATGCCGTCGGCAACATTGCCTTCAGATCGGTTTTCCGTACGAAGTCGTCCACCGAGGGGTAACACTGCGAAACAAATCGATATTGAGAGAGTGAGGGGGAACAGTTCAATGCCGTCCGGTTGGGGCTGGAAGCGTAAAGTTCTCAACCTTGAGGCGACTGCGCAGCTTCTCGCTGCAACAACTCATGACCCATTCTCCGACGGTTGCACCGAACAGCGGAAGGTTCATCACATGCACCTCCTTCATGCGAATCGGATGCGATTTTGTAACGCAATCTATGTAGTTCCTAATCTCGGTCAGAGACCACTGGGCGAAGGCCTTCATCGGCACATGCGAGTGGTCGGAGAACAGCACGAGTCCGCCAATACTGCACAGCGCATCTTCGAACAGACACTCGAATACCATCGTAAAGAAGCGTATCTGTCGAACCACGTCGTGCTGATCGATGTCCAGATTGGCGTATCGCATCAGGAACACGGTGCGACCTTTGTCGTCCCGACCCAGTGGTAGCAAAAATTCACTATCGATCACATCCTGCACCCATGGTTCCGAGGGGTCCAGGTTACCGTACCACGCCGGGAACCGTTGGCGCATTATCAGGAAACGTTCGAGCGTGTCGCAAGCGGCCACGTGGGAGAACTTGCGGACGCGCAAAAAGCGCAGCAAGAACGAGGCATCGGTGCGGGAGGCCAAGATGCTCGGGTTCTTAGCAATCCATTCGCGCATCTGGCGTAGGGCCTGTTCGACAATGGCCGGTTCCTCATGCAGTTCATCGCGAGCAATCTGTCGGTGCAGTGCTGAATCTACCGGACGGTACGAGTCGTACTCAACCGGACACTTGTTAACCTCTGGCGCACTAGGCATGGTAATCGCGGTATGCACTTCGAACGTACCGACGCCAACCGAATCAACTTTACGCAACGAGCTGCAATTAGCTACTGCAGCTCTGGCATCATGCGAATTACTTAGACGGCCCAGCTGGTTGCTGCGTAGTTTTAACGCCATGCAAGAAAATTGATCGTTCTAGATCGTCAGCTCTGCAATTGCTTCGAGATCTCTCTGGAATTACAGACAGATTTTAATATTTGACTTCTGCTACTTACAATAATCCATGTTCAGCAACAACAACTCGTCGACTTAATGTtaatggaaaacataaaacacccCGCCAAGACAATTAACAGATTTCCATGCATGTTATATCAAAAGAGCTTCTGTTAGCTGTAGATAACTGTCTCAAGAACAtacattgaaaaattaaataataatgaaaaaaaattaatgtttttgtttgctttggatGCCTTTTCAGTTAGGGACATGTAGTGTAGTATGTTTTATGACATGTAGTGTAATGTTTTATAAACAtaattaatgttttgtttgaatgcatttttatttacatttattctTCAAGCTCGCTAAACGCCGGTCACAGAATTGTTCTCAGAATGGTTTTTATCGTTCAAATTTAGCAGACTTTTTCCATGCAGTTCCAAAACAGTTTACCAACCTTCTTGAAAACCGAtcaatttatttccaaacGCTTGAAAATAGCTCCGGCCGCTACTGCATCCGGTTCTGCCCCCATCTTGTTCCAAACGGATGCATAATAGTCGATGTCAATTTCCATCTGGTCGAGCCCCAGAGTGATTTCACGCTGCTCCTCCACGCGCTTCCGGAAGGCTCGGTTCAACGCGTGCAAATCCTGCGTGCCACCATATTCCTTCGGTTTCATGTTCGGCTCAAATTGCTGACCGAATTCGGTGATGGAGGACAGGCACTGcaaataaaggaaaataaaatggtcATATTAAATGAGACCGTTGCTAAAACGAAGCTCCTGTGCATCGCCTACGGTGATTTTCTCCCGCATTTTGGGATTCGCAAATGAGACAAACGTGTCCATCGTTGGTTCGCCAAATTTGGGCAGTTTCGCCGAAAAGATATCACCGTAGCGCAGCGGGTACGTGTGACCGAACGCATCCATCATGATTCTCAGATCGGTTGTGTTCCACTTCTCCAGGTTGTTCACGGAGATGCCTTGCCAATCCATAAACACCTGGCAGCCTCCGATCTGCGTTTCTTCCCACTCGAGCAGCGTCTCCATAACGATGGCCATGTACTTGCCATCTTCGAAGGGCTGATGCTTCTGATCGTGATAGCGGGCAAATCGACACAGTCCCACCATGCGACCGGCACTATCAAATCCGAGCACACTGAAAGGTACATTGTCGAATATTTCCATCATGGTCGGATCGTTGCTGTCGAGGTGCTTAAACCAGCTGGGATACAGCTCGCGCACAACCAAGTATCGCTCGAGCGCTTCACAGGCCA
Coding sequences within:
- the LOC131265133 gene encoding clavesin-2-like, with amino-acid sequence MPSAPEVNKCPVEYDSYRPVDSALHRQIARDELHEEPAIVEQALRQMREWIAKNPSILASRTDASFLLRFLRVRKFSHVAACDTLERFLIMRQRFPAWYGNLDPSEPWVQDVIDSEFLLPLGRDDKGRTVFLMRYANLDIDQHDVVRQIRFFTMVFECLFEDALCSIGGLVLFSDHSHVPMKAFAQWSLTEIRNYIDCVTKSHPIRMKEVHVMNLPLFGATVGEWVMSCCSEKLRSRLKCYPSVDDFVRKTDLKAMLPTAYGGKQDAAKLKQNLRDMLDRNRHIIVGLDAMKVDEKRATASHHPCNRADLDTGVVGSFRKLNLD
- the LOC131265136 gene encoding clavesin-1-like, with the translated sequence MAPCFSPYSVEKNPSVYDGYKFELPELYRRIAMEELGEDDLVREQSLTEMRQWIVNNPHIRKCRTDAKFLLRFLRFRRFSVPMACEALERYLVVRELYPSWFKHLDSNDPTMMEIFDNVPFSVLGFDSAGRMVGLCRFARYHDQKHQPFEDGKYMAIVMETLLEWEETQIGGCQVFMDWQGISVNNLEKWNTTDLRIMMDAFGHTYPLRYGDIFSAKLPKFGEPTMDTFVSFANPKMREKITCLSSITEFGQQFEPNMKPKEYGGTQDLHALNRAFRKRVEEQREITLGLDQMEIDIDYYASVWNKMGAEPDAVAAGAIFKRLEIN